The genomic window ACGCAGTGAAGACCTGCGGATGACCGTTGGTCATGTAACAGCAAAAAAGCTTAAACATTTTCATGGTATCTGTATTATTGTATGATCATAGTAAATGTTAAATGATCCTTTCCTTTCGCGATCAAGGCACAGAAGACATTTTCCAGGGTAAGCTAACTAAGTTCGCTCGAAAAAAGTGTCCTCAAAACTTGATTAAAAAAGCAGCCAGAAAACTGGATTTAATTGACTCTGCTGCTGCCTTAGATGATTTACGTGTTCCTCCTGGCAACAAGCTGGAAAAACTGCGGGGTGACCGCGCCGACCAGTACAGTATCAGAATTAATGATCAGTATCGGATTTGTTTTCGGTGGTTGGGAGAAGACGCCGAAGATGTAGAAATTGTTGATTATCACAGTTAAGGAAATTATGGTTAGAGTTCCCACCCATAGACAACCGACTCATCCCGGTATCATCCTCTTAGAAGAGTTTCTCGAACCAATGGCAATGAGTCAAACTGAGTTAGCCAAAGCAATTAACGTTCCTTATCAACGAGTCAATGATTTGATTAACGGCAGACGGGGGATCACACCAGGAACGGCTTTAAGGTTAGCCAAGTTTTTTGGGACAACTCCTGATTTTTGGTTAAATTTCCAAAGACGCTGGGAACTTTATCGTGCTCAACAAAAGGAAGGTCAAGAAATTGAACAAATTACCCCTTGCCATTAGGCGGCGAGCAAGGCTCACCGACGTTTTCATAAGCTGATTCTTGAGGAGCAAAAGTTCCCGCTAATTCCTGAGTTGATCATGATTACTTGAAAACGAGGGATTCTGTAGTGAATTTGAATGATCTCTCTTTTCTCGTGGGAAGACTATAAATATCAATTCTTTTCTGAATTGATCAGAAATCTTAGCACACCTCCCATCCATAACCGTAAAAATATTCTTTTTTTTTACTAGTTA from Cyanobacteria bacterium GSL.Bin1 includes these protein-coding regions:
- a CDS encoding plasmid maintenance system killer protein, translating into MILSFRDQGTEDIFQGKLTKFARKKCPQNLIKKAARKLDLIDSAAALDDLRVPPGNKLEKLRGDRADQYSIRINDQYRICFRWLGEDAEDVEIVDYHS
- a CDS encoding HigA family addiction module antidote protein, with product MVRVPTHRQPTHPGIILLEEFLEPMAMSQTELAKAINVPYQRVNDLINGRRGITPGTALRLAKFFGTTPDFWLNFQRRWELYRAQQKEGQEIEQITPCH